CTTCTGTGGCACTTGATAGTCAAGTTTTACATGGTATTATTTACATACTACGGCATCACAGATGTTTGCAGAGTATGCTCACATTTCTAGAAGCAGTGTTTTAACTCTtgcatcaaaatgaaaatattaatttgtaaATTTTCACTCATCTGCGCAGCGGCTGAACTCAGGATTAAAATCAAGATAACACAGTCCAGCTACATGAATTATTCACTACTGTctggtgtgtttatatttcCCATTTACAAGGACTTCTAAGTACTGGGCTGAAATCTTCAAATTAAGACTCAAGGAGACTTGTTAAGGAGAAAAGTCTCTGATTCTTTAGCCTGATGCTTTTCTTACACCTTTAtcatgacaacaaagaaaaagtgaggtCCATCTAAACCTGTTTATAAAACTCAAAGTTGAGATTTCCCTCTTAGCTcaccacagagacaaactgatcGCTGGTCCAGCGCTGCATCAGGTCAGCGATGTTGATGAGGACGGCTCCAAGGACGATGGGAGCGCAGATAAATTCACCTGAACGTTTACGGACCTGAGGAGGaagttttcagtttaaaatcCTTGATTTTTAAGACAAAAGGACAAGTTAAGGTGAGAACACTGAGCTTGTTATCTGattcaatgaaatgaaaacattgcaTGAAGTTGCCTGAAGGCTTCAGTCTTGCATGCAGAGAGGTGGAGATGTGAGTATTATTACCTGCAGACCCTCAGAGCTCTGGAACAGCAGTGTGATGCTGCCGTAGTCTGAATGCTCTCCACATCGCAGCTGACCCTCCTTCGCTTTCTCACTGTTCACCGCCGGGTAGTACAGAGACCGCAGCGTTGTGCCGTTCTCATCAGCTGCAAGAGacacaacagccctgttcaGATTCACTTTGTATCTTAATATTACAAGAGTTTACACTGGACTCAAGATCGATGACTGTCCTATATTGGGAGTTGTGGCATTTTTGGGAACAGTATAAGAACAAGAAGGTACGTAAACGTTTGGCTGCCTGAGGATACAGTTGTGCGCAAATaacaatgacagaaataaacagtaacTGTGCATAagtcaacaaaaaatgtaatttatcccTATCCTTTTGTACACAACTacattttttacacacacacacacacacacacacagagttgatGTCTTGTTGGTATATGGTTTGGTGatgtgttttggtgaaatatcCTTAAAAACTTGTTCTTAAGAACGCTTTTTCCTGATTAATTGGTCTTTTTCTGGcttaaaaaaagtcaaaaatataaatgagGAAACACAGCGAGGAGTCACAACACCAGCTGTGAGGGGGAGCCGAGTGAATAACACTTCACTTCCCTTCTTTAACTATCACCAATGTGCCTTTGAGCAAGTCTCCAGTTGAGTAAGTGAGTGTGGTGAACTCTACGTACTTCCTATTAAACGGTGTGCACTCAGGAACACCTCCGGGTCCAGACCCAGACTGAGGGCCATCACCCTCAGCACCCGCAGACTCAGCTCCTTACAGCGCTGGAAGAAAGACGTCTGGATCTCCTGGAACCCTGTTACAGCGTCTGATGACGGCCATTTCTGCAACAGAGGGGAATTTTTGAGGCTGATACTGGTGTTGTTCTTCACAatcttcagtttcatttaaaagaaTTGTGACCAAGACGCTGACTAAGCAGAACACTTTACAGcttaatataaataatatataaaataatatatatattttatatcattCACACATGACTTGTTTGAATATGCACAGGAGGTCTGCAATCTCTGGGTCATAATTCACCTTTAACTAATTAAAGTAGCCCAACTTCTACCACAGGTGTGATCAAAAATATACAGCTGATCTTAACTTTAAATAGAATAATGCCAAGTACTGTGATATGGTGTCGTGGATATTTGTATCTGTTTCAGACCCGAACATATTATATTGGTTTGCCTTGCTTCAATCCCTAATTACAAAGATGAATGTATATTTAAGAgctctgtgaaaaacaaaacacagacactttcttTCAAATGTTAAACCACGTAACTAAACCTTActgactgaagaaaaacaagtggaATCTGCTGATTGTTTCCTGTACAACACTTTGACCTCCAAACTgataaatacatacaaacaaaGTGGAATCTGGCTCCTGTTAATTATAAACCCTGAAGTATGgcattaaataaaataagccAAAAGTTAAGAGGACACTTTACTATGTCAGGGTGAAGTGAAGCAGTGTTGAATGCCTCCTTCAGGTCTCCAGGTCGACGTGGGTTCAATCTGAAAAAGCAGTTCCTTAAATTGAAAACCAGTAAATTGTGCAGATGATTAGTGTCGTGTTAACTTGCTGAATCCCACCTCTCAGTCTCCAGGGACACCCAGCCGTGGTTCGGGTTGTTCGCAAAGCTTTTCCTGCTGAAACGGCTGTTTGAGCTCATCTGGCTGCAGGAAGAATCTCTTGGATACATCCATAACTCGATGCACCTATCCAAACACACACCGGGAGAAATGAGCCATGTTCCACTTAAAGCACTGACAGCAAAACTAAGtgataatatattttatttgctgGCGTCACCTCCTCCTGAGTAATCCCCGTGTtcttcagaaaaacaaagccaACTTCTGTAAAAGCGGTTTTCAGCTCTTTGCTCAGGGTGTGCAGCTGCTCCTCGGTGACATCTCTCTCACCCAGGCTGTATGCACCAAAGTCCACTATCGGAATACTCATTTTTAAGACAAAAAGTGCACGCGAAAGTCTCAAAACGTGAGGCTGCGTATGTGACAGCACCGCGCtgcacaggagaaataaaagGTTGCTGATCATGGTTGCAACATCGCTCTTCTATCATGTGACTTTTCCCAGCCAATAGGAAAATATCTCCCAGTGAGACAGACATTGCACAACAGTTGGCTACCTTTTCACCTGTGAATGCAGGAGACAGGTGGTATGTGTGAAGGTAGCGGTCGGTGCAGGTAGAGGAGTTAGTTTCTTTGTGGGTTCACACAGGCTGGACTCTGATAATTGAATCATACCCGAGAGGATGTTTGATTTAAAGAAAGAGTGGAGCATCTCTTTTGCAGGTTGCGGTTTTATGGGGATTTATTATGTCGGTGCCACCAGTTGTATACTTGAACAGTTCCCTCGCTTCATTCAAGACGCCTCCAAAATCTATGGAGCCTCAGCAGGTGCTCTGATGGCTGCTATTCTTGCTGTTGGAATTCCCCTAGGTAAGGTCGTTGGTCCCTTCTCGACAGACCGAACTCAATTCAAAAATCGGTCATTTTAACGCCGAGTTGGTAGAAAGCAAATGTAGAAGGTACATGGAGCAATGTGGAAGATGTCACTTAAATCACCAGATTGCATTATATAATCCGGCATAGATATAAGCACCGTGCTTTAATAAAGCTCCAACATCAATTACACAAATTACCATAAGATATTGATTTTGTAACTGCTTCTCCTCAAGGTGTTTCTTATCTTATTGTATTGTGTATCTTATTTTGACACTTGTGATTTTTGTGTattcaaaaacaccaaataaagACCTCACACTTTAACACTTATGCCTTTACTGGCGCTGTCTGGGAGTAAAAAAGAAATTTCTAACCAACCATTACAGatatttttaatagttttgtcCAATATTTGATGTACTGTAGGTGGCCAATAGTCTATGTTATGAAAAAACAGATATATTTCAAGTCTAACAGACTaatcactgtgtttctctgtgcagaAAAATGCTGTGCTAGTTTGATGTTCATGGCCAAAGAGGCCAGAAAGCACAAACTAGGGCCTTTGCACCCAGCTTACAATCTGCTGCAGATAGTGAAGGACTCTCTGCTGGGGAGCCTCCCTGAAGACGCCCATGTTCGAGCCTCCGGGAAGCTCTGCGTGTCCCTGACCAGAGTGTCTGATGGGAAGAACGTGCTAGTGTCGGAGTTcgacagcagagaggagctcaTTCAGGTAGAATCTGGGAGTTAATCTGACTCTTTCATCCAGAGTAAGTTCTTCTGAAGTCAAGAGACAGTTCAGTGTCTTAATTAGCAACAAGACTCTAAAGTAAGACATAGAGAGGCTCTATGATTGTCATCTGGACATTTTATAATGCCTTATCAAAAATAAGAACCACAAGAACTGTCACTCCATTATTTATGTTCGTCTGCATGGAAAGTCTGTCCTTCAGTAACCCACATGCAGTAATACTGAGTGTGCTTTTTCCAGGCCCTTGTATGCAGCTGCTTTGTTCCTTTCTACTGTGGTGTTATTCCACCCACCTACCGAGGAGTGGTGAGTTGCCCTCAAGCTGTAAACACTTGACTATGAATAtaagtttattttatatttaagttAAGTTCAGGATCAGCACTTGTTTTAACACCTCCCTGTTCTCCGCTCAGCATTATGTGGACGGCGCCGTCAGTGACAACCTTCCTCGAtgccacctgaaaaacacagtgacgTTTTCTGCGTACGCCGGCGAGAGCGACATCTGCCCCCGAGCGAGCACGCTGAACTTCCACGAGGTGCGCTTCAACAACGTCAGCATCCAGGTCAACTCAGAGAACATGTACAGAGTGGCCAGCACCTTCTTCCCCCCAGAGCCTGAGGTGAGACACAGACGCTCTTCGATTCAGGAGCTTCTGGCTCTCAGTGGCAGAAATCTGAAACTATTTTATCAGCTTTAAATAGGTTTTGTCAGGTTAACCAAAATCTAACATCAGTAGCCGACAACTTAAGACCATCTGAGTGTTTTTGCATGGTGTGAGGGTTCAGCAGAAATTTACAAGAGTTGAAAAAGAGACCCAAAGCTCAGCACAGAAGAAATATATATTCCTCTAGACTCATAcaaaagttcaaataaatggagttCTGAAACTATTGTGCATTATCTGGCAGTGTGACAGTCAGTATCTACACAAAGGCTGTCTGTGTTGCATGTGGAGAAACATGTTTTCCTTGTCATTtgaaacaagatgaaaacatgCTTCATGTGTCTTTGTTCCTCTTGCTGCCTTCTGCTGGTTAAAAAGTGATTTTTGCAACCTGAAATATACAACACACATACCCACAAACTTGGAGGCAAGTCTCACTTTTAGCATGATACCAGTGGGCTCTCTGAACCCATGTGACACTTTGTAGATTAAGCAGATCATCGTGCATCCTCATCAGGCACTCTTGGATTTTTCAGGCAATGTCTGAAATCTGCCAGTACGGCTACATCGATGCTCTCCGCTTCCTGCAAGAGAACAGTAAGGAGATATTCGTCACAATAAAGATCCTGCAAGTGATCCAGTGTTTCTTATTTCAGAAATGTTCTTAATTTAAATACCCATCACAGATCTGATCAGCGGTGAGTGTCCACTGAGGAGTTTGGAGACGGACTCGCCCAGACCTGTTTGTTGCGAGCTGGCAGAGGAGCAGGCCAGAGCCGAAGAGTCCAATAAGAACACGCAGCAGAATGGACTGAAACCTCCTCAGAGAGAGCACTTCTGGCTGAATCCACAGCTCATAGAGAACCTCCCTGTTAACATCAGAAAGGGTAAGTTTAGAAATTGCAAAGTGCAGGCTGATGTGGTTGTGAGCATCTTAGCAACCCATTTAATTTGCTCTGtatttgtgtcagtgttgtgtgagGCCTGTAGAGAATCGCATACCGCCGACAGTCTGTTGTCCCACATGGCCGAGTACCTGCCGAAGAAAGTGACTTCATACCTGCAGTTCCCCCGTACTCTGCCTGTTGAGTCGGCCTACTCTCTAGCCCACAAGTAAGAGTCGAACACTGGGTTTTACCTGCAATGGTACataaagattttacattaaacacAGAATTAGCTCCTCATGTAGCATCGCATCATCTTTCTTTTTACCTTCCTGTTTGCTGTTTCttcctttgttctttttcttccacagtAATCTGAAAGCATGAAGTCGACAATTAAATCGATACTGCAAACTTTATCATGCCAATATATGTTACTTTCACTAAACTTTAATGCAGGTCTTGGTTCTATCAATTCTTTTATTCACGTAAAGGATTTGAGTACTACCATCAGTGCCAATTACATACAGGTGTTGATTTGACACTTGAATTAATTCCTCCAGGCTGGTGGATTGGATCCCAGATGTGCCAAAGGACATGAGCTGGCTCTATGGCATGGCTGAAGACATTTACAGACAAGCTTGGAGGGACAAGGTGGAGGACCATGACAGGTAAACAGTGTAAATGTGAAGTCTGTTGTCCAGCTCTGTGCCTTGGTTTCATTTGGTCAGACATTCAGATGAGGCTGATGAAAGTCTGGTCATTAGTATCCTGTGGgaactttgaccttttggtGGCAATAGATAGTAGACATGATGAGAATCATGTTTTTTCTGCACTAAATTTCATGTTAGTCATCCCATCCTTTGAGATTTTTCACTCTGGATGAAGCCTTGTCTTcatcttatgttttttttcttccagagaATCACCTCTGCGCAGATGTGCTAGCGTGCCATTAGGTCTGAACTTGtgcaataacagaaaaaaagatgtaaacTCTCTCCCAATGACCCCAGAAGCCAGTCCCACCTCCAGCCTCACCTACACCTGGAACACAAACAGTGAGGAGGACCACATGCCGCTGACTCCGCCCCCAACACCCTCCTTGAGCCCCACCTATTCCCCTGTGTTTGGAGAAGCCACCATGGAGTCACCTCAAAGTGCAGGCTGGGGTTTGGGCAGAGCTGTAGGGTGGATTCGAAACATTGCATTCGAGCAAACCTCAAACAACAAGGAAAAGGACGATTCATAGTCCTTTTCTGCATTCCAGtcaatatttttaatattgcactgaaagaaaagaaagtgaaaatatttaataaatggATGCAAACATGTCTcgtgtttgtggtgtgtttaaCTTGTTCCATAGTATATTTAaactgcactaatcaatatttttacattaacaatggatcatGTTACTGCATGTATTGCGAGGTGCAGCTCAAATGTAACAAGCCTAGAGAAAATTGTCAGTTTCCTCAGCTGTgcagagcattttagcatctttgaCCTTactctttttgttttatgactTGTAGCTTTAACGTTTGAGTTCACTCAGTAACTTTGCTGTCAGCAGCAAAAAGCAGCTGTAGCAATTAAACAAACTCTTAACTGAAAAGTTAGCAGCCATCTGGTGAACACAGCAGCTAAAGAGTCCCCAGAAACAGAACCTTgaattaatgctaatgctgctctgtgtctgtaggTTGTATAAATGTGCAGCTGTTTCACTATCCAACAACTTTAAAAGGCGGCAGCATGACAATACTGAGTTTACAGCAAAAAccataaatgtacattttaaaactagATGAACATCAGCTGGTGTGCTGGATAGTAAAACATGAACAGATTGTCATGCAACAACTACAGCTTCCACCAGGCTCGTGGCATGATGCACACAAGGAACTGCTGTTATTGAAGCTAAACtactgtcattttgtttttagttgaAGATGTCCGAACCCCAGAAACACTTGTAGCATGTAGAACAGCTTTACTGTCAGACCTTTTATCTTCAAATACTGTTATCCAGTTCTGAATATGGacagaaaaccacacaaaacattttcaagtttttcagaaagatggaaaaatgtTAGCAGAAATAAAGATAGGAAAGAAACTAGGTTGTATATGTGTTCATACTTATATgatatttatcagtttttactgttgtattcATTTTATGATGTACTGTTATCAGTTTATCTGATATTGCATATAGTTATCCATgattaatgttgttgttgtgcctTTCCTTTACTGATGTATGTTATATAAGTGGTGGTTAAGTAAGTTATGAAAACTGTTTCACATGACATGCAGCTGCCCTAATTGCAGCCAGTGGGTGAAGTTATTCTAGCTTTTCTATTTTGAAACATGTGACGTTTGAGCCTAGTAAGTTGTGCAATACCATAccacagccaacacacacacttcccacTTTACCTCTGTATGTAGAGGAGATAAGACAAACAGTGTACACATGTATCGAATACTGAAGGGAATCCAAATGCCCCGGCTGAACTCTGAGAGATGCCAGGAGGGACTGTGACAATAGAAATGCAGTTTCAATCAACCATGATGTTTCAGTGGGACGAGGAGTGGAACATCTCGTTTGCAGGCTGTGGATTCAGGAGTATTTACTACCTGGGAGCGTTGAGCTGTATCCTGGAGCGGGTTCCACAGCTGGTTCATGGTGCTTCTAAAATCTGTGGAGCTTCATCTGGTTGTCTCGTTGCTGCAGCTCTGGCTGTTGGGATTCCCATTGGTAAGTCACATT
Above is a window of Lates calcarifer isolate ASB-BC8 linkage group LG10, TLL_Latcal_v3, whole genome shotgun sequence DNA encoding:
- the si:dkey-10o6.2 gene encoding LOW QUALITY PROTEIN: uncharacterized protein si:dkey-10o6.2 (The sequence of the model RefSeq protein was modified relative to this genomic sequence to represent the inferred CDS: deleted 1 base in 1 codon) translates to MISNLLFLLCSAVLSHTQPHVLRLSRALFVLKMSIPIVDFGAYSLGERDVTEEQLHTLSKELKTAFTEVGFVFLKNTGITQEEVHRVMDVSKRFFLQPDELKQPFSRKSFANNPNHGWVSLETERLNPRRPGDLKEAFNTASLHPDIKWPSSDAVTGFQEIQTSFFQRCKELSLRVLRVMALSLGLDPEVFLSAHRLIGTDENGTTLRSLYYPAVNSEKAKEGQLRCGEHSDYGSITLLFQSSEGLQVRKRSGEFICAPIVLGAVLINIADLMQRWTSDQFVSVLHRVLLPPAGDSSTRQSLAFFVQPDDEALITCCDGSNKYPPVTAGEYLIERFKDSYGRS
- the LOC108889299 gene encoding patatin-like phospholipase domain-containing protein 2, with translation MFDLKKEWSISFAGCGFMGIYYVGATSCILEQFPRFIQDASKIYGASAGALMAAILAVGIPLEKCCASLMFMAKEARKHKLGPLHPAYNLLQIVKDSLLGSLPEDAHVRASGKLCVSLTRVSDGKNVLVSEFDSREELIQALVCSCFVPFYCGVIPPTYRGVHYVDGAVSDNLPRCHLKNTVTFSAYAGESDICPRASTLNFHEVRFNNVSIQVNSENMYRVASTFFPPEPEAMSEICQYGYIDALRFLQENNLISGECPLRSLETDSPRPVCCELAEEQARAEESNKNTQQNGLKPPQREHFWLNPQLIENLPVNIRKVLCEACRESHTADSLLSHMAEYLPKKVTSYLQFPRTLPVESAYSLAHKLVDWIPDVPKDMSWLYGMAEDIYRQAWRDKVEDHDRESPLRRCASVPLGLNLCNNRKKDVNSLPMTPEASPTSSLTYTWNTNSEEDHMPLTPPPTPSLSPTYSPVFGEATMESPQSAGWGLGRAVGWIRNIAFEQTSNNKEKDDS